The genomic region GCCAAAAGGGTAATCCTCCTACATTATGTTTGCTCGACATGATAAAGAGATCTCTGTTTCAAAGCCCTAGCAAGATGTAGTAAACCAATGTGATCGGAAGAGCGATTAGCATTCCAAAGATAACCCTGCAGAACAGGAACAAAAGGACTCATCAGATGAATTCCGATAGAATGCTACTAGTCTAATAAGAGACGTGACGTTTAATCAAATTCAAGATGAAGATTGTTGGTGATCGAACCCGGTGCTTAGTATGTTTGGATGAACATTGTATTCCTTAGCAAAGACAAACGGAACAATCCCTTGTGGAAGAGCTGCCTGAAAAATCAAACACAATACAAGAATAAATTCCCCGTACAATTTGTTACTGCATTGCTAAAACTCCCGCACCTGTACAATGGCAATGTGCAACAGAACACCTCGCAGTCCAACGGCAATTGAGGCCGCTGCCATGATAGCCGGCCCTGTAAGGAATCGAACTGCCATGGCGAAGGAAGCAATTGTATTTCCGCAAGCAATCATCCTTGGTTGTAAAGCCATGAACAAGCCTGCAATCCCATTACAAATAAAATGATCATTAACGATATATACTTCAGACTGTAGTTGTGTATGACATTTAGCACAAAGGACTACAAGTTAAACATACCAAGACTAAACATGGCCATTCCAAGACCTGCATCAGACAGAATGGCAATCGAGCGGGCTACAATCGCAGGCATAACAATGTGCCACCTGGAAAATCACAACACAGATTATAGCTTGGAATTATGATTTTAAAGGTCCCCTTGATGTATTGTACAAGTCAGTAATGCTTACTTGTAGGAGACCAAAGACCAGGTGAGGCCAATGAGGCTTGAGTAAGTGTTTGGGTTCCTAATTAGTTTTCGCCACACCATAATTAGTATAAGTCGGGTCATAACGCTAGCAGGCGGCATGGCTGCGGTCTTTGATTCACCACCATTAGCTGTCTTGGGGTGGAGTTCAGTGGTGGAGCTCGAACCCAACTTGGAAAGCACCGGACCTTCCCGATCAGCCTCGTTTGAAGCCGGCCTGTTGTCAAAGCTGAACTCATTTCGGCCAAACTCATCATAATCTATTCAAAAGCAGTTGTTGTGGATCAAGATTCAACATGCCAAATGGTACCAATAAAAAGCAAgggatttttgttttggaaagCAAGAGGACAAAACTGGGACAtacaaaaaagcaaaaacaaaccaaaacttgAAACATTGATCCGGAGAAATACAATTACAGTTACAGGAATTAACAGAAACAGATATTTCAACTGCAAAAGCATTACCTTTGTAGTGGGGAGCAACCCCAACAAGTTCATTGCTATATTCTCCTCCTCTGAAAACATGAATGCCTCCTTCCGACACAGGCGAATTGTTTGAGCTCCAAACAAACATGTGAAGGTCATTGCCACCATCAGCCCCAATGGGTTTCTTCTTGGCCCCGGCAGCGGGTCCAGTCACCGGAGAGAAAATTCCGGCACTGGGAGGCGCCGGATACCCCGAACTCCCCCCATTTGCTCGTCCTCTGGCCCCCCCAACTCCTCCGGCCTCCTCATCAAACCCCACATTGCCGTAGTTCGATTGTCTCGGACTGGCATTGCTCATGTTGTTTTTCCCGTTCACCATGGAGTAAAAATCAGTGTGGTTAAAGCTGGAGCCTCTGGGAGTCGGGTTTCTCGAAGACTGAAGGCTATAAATCTCCGCATTGGTGAGATTAGAAGGCCTTGGGGTGAAGGACACGCCGGAGTTGGGTCCGTGGGATCTTCTGGAGTGGATTTCGGAGCGAGAGCTCGTCGATTTTCTGACAGTGACATGGAGCTTCCCGTCTTCTCCTACCTCGGCCTCTGTCTGCAACGGCTCTTTCCCGTCCAAGGATATAATGTCGGAATCGACCCTGAAGGAAATGATGGAGCCGGCGGTGTCCGGGAACTGTTCACCAATGAGGAGGCGGGCACCTCTATACTCGAAGAGGAAGAGCATGAGAGTGTACCAAATGATGCACTGGAGGACGACGATTTGGACCATGAGGCTGCCGGATGCGTCGCCGTACATGCCCTTCAGAAGTGGTATCCCCATGACCAGAGTGTTGGGCAGAGtggagagggagaagagagtgATGGACCATTCGAGAGAGCCTCTGGCGCTTGTTCTCGACCACACAGCCAGGACCGCCAGGACGATGACTTTCTGAAGGGTGTCAGCCGCTATGAACCTGTAGTTCATGGCGTAGGGGTTGTTGGTGGAGATGAAGTGGAAGGAGAGCAGAGGAACTGCGAACAGAGCGACGAACCGGTTGATGCCGGAGCATTGGTCGGGGCTGAAGATTTTCCACCATTTCACGGAGCCGTAGGCTAAGATCATGGCCACGTACAGCGGCACAACGGCGGTGACGACGTGGTACAGGTCTGTGAAACTGATCATGTTTGGTTAAAGGTGGCGAATTTCTCTGTTTTTGATGGgtttttgtgggatttgaggACTACCCAGATGGGAAAATGGGGTTAGTATCAGAACCCAGTTGAGATTTTTCCGAAATCAGAAGGAAAATCAAGTTCTGTGGGTGACTTTCGAGTAAAAtatcaactcattttcgtggAAAGAGTCAATGACAGAGATGAGTAAAGGGAAGAAATCACCGGAAAATCACCAGTGTTGATTCTCTCTCTAACTACAAtctacagagagagagagagagagagggagggagggagagctGCCGGTGGCATGTGGGGATACGGGAGAGAAGTACAGTGGGTTGGACAAGGATAATCTTCCCTTCTActtttgtgttctcatcttgttttgtgtgattacgattaagtcacgtaatattttatattgtttttctatagaaataataagacaaaaataaatagtaatataaattattaaaatgacTTAACCATgatcacacaaacaaaaaagcaCGGAAAgacattaaaaatgaaaagacagacaatccttgtccaaagTGGATTATATTTATGGCATTCTAATGGCAGACAAGGAAATAAAAGACCAGGGCTTTTGTGAAgctttttaagtcttttagggGATGGCAAAGCCAAAAACTTTCTTCACTTTTAGACACAGGGAAGGGACTTGGCAACAGgcatctctccctctctctagaCAGAGAAAAGTAATCAGTTTTTGAGAGAGAAAAGACCAAACAACATCAAGGAGAAAAAGGTTGCAGATCAAGGAAAAAAGCTAAATGAAATAGAGAACTAAGATAAAGCTTCAAAAGTTTCTCTTCactatttcttatttttattctgtttcatgacctttttttttttgtcaattaaaGTAAATTTCATTAAAAGAGAAAGCTATTACAAGATAAAAACAACTTCAAAAGAGAGTCTAAAAAGGCCAAGCAAAAGTCCAActccataaaagaaaattaccatGAAATGGACCTAAAGTGAGCATCCCATagcaaacaaactaaaaaaccTAGACATGAAAATGTAAAGCAGACACCTCCACCAAAACAGCCGCACCACCACCTCAAATCCATAGCCACCACCCAGAAGAAGGGCCAAAGAACAAAAAGGATGAATAGAAAATGGGGGTAGGCAAGCTACCCCGCTGAGAGCGCTCCCATAATTCTACAAATTAGTGCAAAATGCACTTTAAATGCTACGAACCACTAAAGTGCGCCTCTGGAAGAGGTCGAAATCTAAGtgcataaaaaagaaaatctaaatcACCAGCCATGGTGGTTTGGAGAAGGGAAAAACTGGAGGGAGTCGGATGAAAAGGTGAGAAACAAGGAGAAATGTGGggataaggaggaagaaagggGAAGAGGGAGGAGGGCAAGGAGGGTGAGCATTGGGCTGCCGCCGACctcattttaaagaaaataagggTTTTGAAGTACATGCATTAAAACTTTATATCTATTTACTCATTGAGCTTATCtctgatgtgataaataatagcactcaaattaaaccctcttattgacaattgtagtaaagatgtaagtagggaccGTTCTAGGCCCGTGATTAAGAgggattcctaatctaataaaaactgactcaagaatacaaaactaggcttaaaaacactgaaataaactcaaagactcttaactaaacttatatgactcaaaacaaaccaaaaagactcaaaacaatcaaatagactcaaactagactataggacttactttggacgaaaattgaattagttttgactcaaagcacttaaaaacacacaataggacatattctagctaatttgacacaacaaagtaaaggggattgggtttttgacaaatttagagtaaaaacaagtaacttaaagacttaGACAAAGTTTGGATGAATTTGGGGAAaactatgggtgataagctagctagaggattgttttccacacatgatacatttgaatacaaattgatttccagttgtttttttcttttcaataaaccatgaacctcaacaccccagattaacagtgacatcactaattaaccctcagattttccttaaatcattgaattggatggacaacgcatcggcaaccaaattattcttcccaaatcctctacatgaactgcataatagagatacaagcaaagatcattaagttttgtgaaagccttaagtattgacaaggcattcgtaactatgacatcatgatactcatgccaggaatttaacttaacatgattgtgacaaagcaacctttactacttgtgaatataagtttgtaacgattatgtgaaactcccttatattctagattcaaattcaagcatgcaaaccaagtaggcctccttaatcaacatacaagaataagttcttaatcaaacggttaagtaaattacattcacaatttatgaaatcacaactggaattaatcaattcatatcgcaaatataatcatggtttcaaagtttcccctagctaaaacaagtttagcctctcatgttcacagcaaaa from Pyrus communis chromosome 9, drPyrComm1.1, whole genome shotgun sequence harbors:
- the LOC137745718 gene encoding probable auxin efflux carrier component 1b → MISFTDLYHVVTAVVPLYVAMILAYGSVKWWKIFSPDQCSGINRFVALFAVPLLSFHFISTNNPYAMNYRFIAADTLQKVIVLAVLAVWSRTSARGSLEWSITLFSLSTLPNTLVMGIPLLKGMYGDASGSLMVQIVVLQCIIWYTLMLFLFEYRGARLLIGEQFPDTAGSIISFRVDSDIISLDGKEPLQTEAEVGEDGKLHVTVRKSTSSRSEIHSRRSHGPNSGVSFTPRPSNLTNAEIYSLQSSRNPTPRGSSFNHTDFYSMVNGKNNMSNASPRQSNYGNVGFDEEAGGVGGARGRANGGSSGYPAPPSAGIFSPVTGPAAGAKKKPIGADGGNDLHMFVWSSNNSPVSEGGIHVFRGGEYSNELVGVAPHYKDYDEFGRNEFSFDNRPASNEADREGPVLSKLGSSSTTELHPKTANGGESKTAAMPPASVMTRLILIMVWRKLIRNPNTYSSLIGLTWSLVSYKWHIVMPAIVARSIAILSDAGLGMAMFSLGLFMALQPRMIACGNTIASFAMAVRFLTGPAIMAAASIAVGLRGVLLHIAIVQAALPQGIVPFVFAKEYNVHPNILSTGVIFGMLIALPITLVYYILLGL